The DNA segment ATGTTCCCGGATTTTCCTTGACGTACTTTTCTAGCATCTAACAGCGCCGACTTACTCAAAGACATCACTGCAGGACTCCACACAGACAACAGTAAACACCTTGAATTACCTTGTATGTCGTTGCCTCACACAGAGTCTGATGATAATCCAGCTGTTGCTTGGATCATCATCAGACTCAATATTTAACATTATGCAATGTTATTTCCATTAAAGCTATAGTTCCATCTCTAGTTAAAGCTTTTTAAACATATGAGGCttctttaatacattttgttccaGTGTTTTTGCCGATTAtgttagaattttttttacattttgtacaaTTCCTCTCTCAAAACTTGATGACCTTAGCTTTTTTCGTACCTGATCATCTCTTAGGAATTTTTTTCGAATGAAGTgcattgtctctgtcagacaACATGGCCTCAGTGTTGCTGAGGCAGGCATGAAGAATGATAATCATGGCAATTTCCACCATCAGATGACACTGAAACCATGCACtgaccattacattttggcactGATACAGATCAGGGGGATCCAGGTctctttttcaatttctttaactttgcaagATACTTttttgagaataattcatggatctttatgaaaGAAATCAAGCATTTTTAGGGGATTTATCCAATTAAAATATGGATCAACTGAATTGAATTGctgtttcataaggggactgttgtgaAGGTCTGAACTCTACTtcgtgccattctagtttattctATCTTTACccttaaaataaaacttatCTCCTGTTTTAGCAAACTGTGTCTGACCAGTGAAAGGATTTCTCAGGAGCCGGAGCAGCGGGATTAACATCCTGCCAAAAACCTCACTTCACATCATGGTTGTCTCGGAGTCCCAGGACGATCAACAACCCATAAGAAGCCCCGGTCAGCAGTCCAGATCAAATCCCTCCTCATCCCAACACTCTGGAAGTCCACAACCATACAGCTCCAATGAGAACATTCCACCGGTCGACACCAGTCTGCAATACAAGCCTCGGGAGTTAACTGAGATGGACTACCTGCTCCCCGTTAGACTCTACGGAAGTTCAAGGGTCAGCGAATCCACGACAGAAAAGGATGCAGTCGTCACGAGTGCACCTGCGGAGTCGGCGCGCTCCTTGTTGTCGCAGATCCTGGTGCCGTTTCTTTTGGCCGGGTTCGGGACAGTCGCGGCCGGGATGCTGCTGGACCATGTTAAGGTGAGGACACAGAAATCATTAAGACGAGGTCAACGGTGAGGTCATCATTTAGTTTACAGTGCCTGGTTGCTGAATCAAGGAAACTACATGACCAAAAACATTCTCCTTAGAGAGGAAACAGGTAcggaagaaacacagagaagaaggaaatCTGTGTAGTTTTTCTGCGTGggtattgtgtgtttgtggtgttggTGTAAACTGAAGCTCATTTATCTCTGAACTGTTGTGTTGGCAGGACTGGGACGTGTTCCAGGACGTCAAAGAAATCTTCATCTTGGTCACTGCTGTCTTAGGCATGAAGGGGAACCTAGAAATGACTCTGGCCTCGAGACTCTCCACTGCTGtgagtgagcacacacacactcacacatgagcACATGAGCACATGAGCAGTATATTGCATTCAGTGTAAGAGAACAGATAACATAATAAAATTCCCTatgcagtaaaatgtaaaatataaacaaggaCAAAGTTGAAGAAAACTAAATCTGATTGACAAAGAAACACCAACTCTCAGGATTAGATTTTGCTCTTTTGCATCATGGGTGTGAAACTCCTCACAGGCCTGTGAAGTCCACGGCAGCAAATCAATTTACTAATAATAGTCCAACAAGTCGGATAGCCTGGCATGATGTTTTCCTGGAAAAGCAAATAATATAACCATGTAATATTTTCATAAAGAGCCTTCATAAACTAtccaaagatcgatttttccTCTGTGCTTCAGATCGCCACTGTATAAAAACTACTAAAGCTCTTTTCTGGTTAAACATCAacactgtggtttgttttgagTCAGTGTTGGGCTAAAGGGTGTATTCATccgcagctgaaaatagtcACCACCTTTTGCTTCTGTTTCCACGGAGGCGTAGCGTACTCGGCATTTCGGagacttttttaatttagttttctaGTGAATGCGATACGCTTCCGCAGTTCTAGGAAACATTGacactgtggtttgttttgagTCAGTGAAAATAGTCACCACCTTTCTACGGAGGCGTATTgcattaatttgaaaaaaaagttcagtttttctgagataataTCTCGGGAAATTACGAGATAAGTtttcgtttaaaaaaaataaaaaataagaaactcGTTTTCATGgaattcttttaattttttactgTTATTCTGAATGACGCTCTCATTTGTTGGCTCTTTGGTGTTCGTGGAAGCAACACTGTCCCGTCTGCTTAGTTTAATccagtttaattttatttttgtacggaagcgtattgcattcactgtttttctgagataattatcttgGAAATTCCGAgatcagttttcataaaaaaaaactaaaaaaacgtTAATGCAATACGCTTTCCGTAGTAGTTTCCCCTTTTTGCTTTACATTTACTCGTTAAGTTGTTTAAAACAGTTtatctgcaaagaaaaaaaaaatattaaaacaaaatatacattaataaaacaaatgattatgatcagttATCAATTGATGTTCAATTCGATTTTTGCCCTTGGGAACATCATTTGACACAACACTGAGCTCATAATCCAATTTACAGCTCAATCGATGATCTACACACACATAGTGTGATGTATTTATACTCTACTGTATTTTaatctgatgttttcaggtAAATGCAGGGAAAATGGAATCTGCCAGAGAAAAGTGGATGATTATCGTTGGCAACCTGGCACTCAAGCAggtacattattatttttcatttgtcttatATCATTATTTGTAACATATCTTAATTCAAATCAACCATCTTTGAATCCTTGTCTATTTATCTGCAAAATTGAATTCCACTCCAGTAAAtctttttcctattttcttACTTCACAGCTGCAGGCCACAGTGCTGGGTCTGCTGGCCTCTGTGATGGCGACTCTACTGGGCTGGATGGTGGAAGGGGAGATGACCTTCAATCACGTTGTGCTTTTGTGTTCAACCAGTGTTTCCACTGCCTTCATGGCTTCAATGCTGCAAGGtaacaacacaaactgttcaacTGTCCTTGACCTTTCTGTCAGTGTGAAAATCAGAAGCAGAAtcagaaatatgttattgatcTCTTGGGTGGAAATTAGGTTTTGTTACACTCGCTGCagtagagaaaataaaactatacAGACCAAGACAATTGCAATGAATAGAAATGCAAAATATGGGTAagagtttgaaataaaaagtttgtaaAGTCAGTAAAGTAGCAGGCGTCATGCATGGTCTGTGCCTTGGTGGATGTAAAATCCTCATTTTGAATGTCCAAGTTTTCTTTCCCTCTACGACATTAAGAATCCTCTTGTGACAGAAGTTACTCTGGAAAAGAGAGTTTAAACAGTTTGTGTCTCCAAAtcacattgttttctgtttacaaGTAAAACTTTAGAGTTACACTTGAATAAAGACATGAGACACAGTCTTATTTCCATTGTTGAAATTTGTGTAAATGGTAAAAGTAAAGTTTATCCGTGTTTTGACTTCAGAGTCACGTCATACATGGAGAACCTCCCCCTGTCTTTAACCCTGCCCAGGCATCATCATGGTGGCAGTGATCCTCGGCTCCATGCGACTGGGGATCAACCCTGACAACGTGGCGACACCCATGGCCGCCAGCTTCGGGGATCTCATCACTCTGGCCCTTCTGGCCTTCAGCAGTCGGTGGTTCTACTCTATCTCAGGTAAAGGAAGATgacgataagataagataagataagataagacaagataagataagacatatatatatatatatatatatataattcacaAAGGGGCTTTTCTCATATGAAAATAAtgatacataataaataaaaaactagaaTGCCACTCTTTCTGTGCCTACACTGGGCATCAGTGTGTGAGGAGCATCAGGCAGTTAACCTTTGAACTGGGCCTCTGTACATGAGGAGCATGTGCAGCCCGGGGCAGCTGCCTAACAAAGAGCACAAAGAGGCTTCAGGCTCCGAGTGCAGCCCGAGCAGCCTGAGGCGATTGCCTCATTAACAGCAGACACATACGAATGTCCTTTGATAGAAAAATGTAGTTAGTTGCCTTGCATGTTAAACACTGATTATATCTTATACTGGGGGATGCATAAGGGATGACAGAGGCCCACCATACAGGGCGAGACCAGGCAATATAGATTTCTTTTTGCAACTCTATGCttttgttgtatatttaagcagcagtgatgttgaagatgatgatgaaggaatctccgcggacaccattcttgcttgtataataaggtttattacacagaagttacaggtcaggacaggTACCTAGATATACCCGGAGACGTTCTcagccaatgcagaagtctgTCTCGCAGATATAGGGAAGTtgttcaagattcaagattcaagagtttattgtcatatgcacaatgataacattaagcagtgcagagttatgacagattggaggagtttaaaagtcttatggcctgagggatgaaactgtctctgagcctggtggtgcgggcccggatgctgcggtaccgtcgcccagacggcagcaggcagaacagtttatggctggggtgatagggatctttaatgatccggttggccttcttcctacaccgctgggtgtagaggtcctccatggatggtagctccgtcctggtgatgtgctgggcagacttcaccaccctctgcaaagccttacggttcagggtggtgcagctgccgtaccaggcggtgatgcagccagtcaggatgctctctatggtgcacctgtagaaattgcagagaatcctggcatccatgttgagcctccacagcctgcggaggaagaagagccgctgtctggccgtcttcctgatggagtctgtgtgtgcgcccaagacttgagataaaatgacgTCATACATAGGGGCCTCTAATTCAAGACATGCTTCGTACATAAAGATGGAAACGAGGGCCCCCTAACCATtgaacaggtcaaagagcattccCCGAGGGACAGAACTAACGAGTAACATCGGGAAGAATAATTACATAATCTGAGAGTCCGGAAACGAgggtcattatgttttacacacatgTCAAAATGATTTACGTTAGCTAAATATACCACACTTTCACAAGACAGCATCGTAAATTCAGCATAAAGAAATGTATATTCTAATGGAGTCCGGAAACAGAGCCTTTGAAACTGAGTAAGGACTGAAACAGAGGCCCTCTAAATGCTCCAAAAGATTTATAATGGTGTGAGAAATTGGCAATCACTACTCTATACACCATTCAAATCGACTGAAAAAATACTTGTGGCTCCATCCCTGATCCtcatcctgatcctgatccgtaccaaaatgaaatgattttcttctctgacccataccgcatccttcaCTAAGTAACGTggtccgtccagtagttttacATCCTCTGgtttacaaacagacaaaccaacaaatagacagacaggggtgaaaacataacctccttgtttAAGGTAATAAGTAAagatacaatataaacacaagggaatataaaagaaagaatGTATAACGTGTAACAGTACTGCACATATAAGACATTGAGATTGCACAGAAACTAATTATTGTTAAATAGTTAAACTAATTGAAAACCTGAGTAAAGTATGAAAACGAAGAGGATCAGCAAGGACAGTTTGAttctgtaacacacactcaggatcagaaaacatttttaaacacttgGTCTTTCTCTGAGCATGATCCCAAGCAGTTTCCACTTTTGGCCAGCAGATGACACCTGTTGCACTTGTTTCACAAACATCACAGAGCCATCATGGATtagtgtgaaaatgaaagtcTAAATAAAGACTGTTTCTCTGGACAGAGCTGCAGCCCTACGTGCTGTACCTGGTGGATCTGTTGATTTTGTGCCTGATCCCTCTGTGGGTGGTGATCTCCTCCAAACACCCAGCCAGTCACATCCTGCTGCGCACAGGCTGGGAACCGATCATTACTGCAATGGCCATCAGCAGGTACTTGCCTCAGCCTTCTACCTGACTCTTTCCCCAGCTTGGacatttattcacattatttataaGGAATACGTTTAGAAATACATTAAATTgtgagttagggttagggttagccttAAGGTTTATGATAACAAACATCATATCCCTCCAATCACTGTCATCCACATATCCACATACAGGGCTACACTACACATGTGTATAGtaaactgacatttaaactgACATCAGGGTCTAAGTTAAGGCTtgaaaaaaaaggctgaattgattaaaaaagtaaaaatatgactttaaaagaaaacaagaaaaagtcCAATGGCAgacttaacaaaaaaaaacaaataacatataAACCAGAGGTGGTCTGGACCAAGTCTGAAGAAAGGTCTCTTTTATATGGTGATATTTGCTGATCTAGCCGGAAATCTTcctacagcagcaggaaaagttGTGTGTGGTGGGAATTTCTTTTCTAATTCCTTGGTGAGGAATTAAACTATTACAATGAATTATTGAAACATAGCTCAAGCGAGTTTCA comes from the Hippoglossus stenolepis isolate QCI-W04-F060 chromosome 5, HSTE1.2, whole genome shotgun sequence genome and includes:
- the slc41a2a gene encoding solute carrier family 41 member 2: MVVSESQDDQQPIRSPGQQSRSNPSSSQHSGSPQPYSSNENIPPVDTSLQYKPRELTEMDYLLPVRLYGSSRVSESTTEKDAVVTSAPAESARSLLSQILVPFLLAGFGTVAAGMLLDHVKDWDVFQDVKEIFILVTAVLGMKGNLEMTLASRLSTAVNAGKMESAREKWMIIVGNLALKQLQATVLGLLASVMATLLGWMVEGEMTFNHVVLLCSTSVSTAFMASMLQGIIMVAVILGSMRLGINPDNVATPMAASFGDLITLALLAFSSRWFYSISELQPYVLYLVDLLILCLIPLWVVISSKHPASHILLRTGWEPIITAMAISSIGGLILDMSMSNQNMAGLIIYAPVINGIGGNLVSIQSSRLSTYLHLNFPAGDLPEERRGCYNPFRTFFGSGANHRSARILLLLVIPGQFIFLYTINLMKGDPRLPGAVLTVAFLSASLIQVFSLLCTADCMVHWLWRRRKDPDSYSIPYLTALGDLLGTSLLALAFLMLWCIDDSGSELKARGTTLYCTLCNTTKNCTGW